A single genomic interval of Deltaproteobacteria bacterium harbors:
- the thrS gene encoding threonine--tRNA ligase codes for MEKIQINVPGGETLQVSAGTHAGDVGGMPSDRRIVAASVDGRAVDLARPLAHSCDVEWIALDSPEGIDVLRHSTAHLMAQAVQSLFPGTQVTIGPTTQDGFYYDFKRDKPFTPEELEKIEERMRELAGQDLSIAREEVPRDEAVELFRRMGEDYKVEIISDIPDETVSLYRQGDWVDLCRGPHLPRTGFIQAFKLTSVAGAYWRGDERNEMLQRIYGTSFPTRKQLKEHLALLEEARKRDHRKLGKELDLFSFHPAAPASPFFHPKGAFVYNALVEYMRGLYRRYGYEEVITPQIFDAGLWHRSGHYEHYKDNMYFTHVEEREFGVKPMNCPSHTFIYASKKRSYRELPIRLADFGRLHRYEKSGVTAGLTRVRSFAQDDAHIFCAPAQIEGEIDSLLDMLREVYHRFNFQDLEIYLSTRPDQYLGALETWDRAEAALAASLEKRNAAYEINAGDGAFYGPKIDFVVKDAMKRGWQLGTVQLDFSMPERFDLGFVSASGTDERPVMIHRAILGSIERFMAVLIEHTGGAFPLWLAPEQARVVTVTDQQLPYATDVCGRLRAEGWRVELDERNEKLGFKIREAQVAKIPYALVIGDKEVQNGTLSARKRGGENLPPMSVDAFAERLREDLSRETEAVQ; via the coding sequence GCGCACAGTTGCGACGTCGAGTGGATCGCCCTCGACAGTCCCGAGGGTATCGACGTGCTGCGCCACTCCACGGCACATCTCATGGCCCAGGCGGTGCAGAGCCTGTTTCCCGGCACCCAGGTGACCATCGGCCCCACCACCCAGGACGGATTCTACTACGACTTCAAGCGCGACAAGCCGTTCACGCCCGAGGAGCTGGAGAAGATCGAGGAACGGATGCGCGAGCTGGCCGGGCAGGACCTGTCCATCGCGCGCGAGGAAGTGCCCCGGGACGAGGCCGTCGAGTTGTTCCGCCGCATGGGCGAGGACTACAAGGTCGAGATCATCTCGGACATCCCCGACGAAACCGTGTCGCTCTACCGCCAGGGCGACTGGGTCGACCTGTGCCGCGGCCCCCACTTGCCCCGCACCGGCTTCATCCAGGCCTTCAAGCTCACCTCGGTGGCCGGAGCCTACTGGCGCGGCGACGAGCGCAACGAGATGCTACAGCGCATCTACGGTACCTCGTTCCCCACCCGCAAGCAGTTGAAGGAGCACCTGGCGCTCCTGGAGGAGGCGCGCAAGCGCGACCACCGCAAGCTCGGCAAGGAGCTGGACCTCTTCAGCTTCCACCCGGCGGCGCCGGCGAGTCCGTTCTTTCACCCCAAGGGCGCCTTCGTCTACAACGCCCTGGTGGAGTACATGCGCGGCCTCTACCGGCGCTACGGCTACGAGGAGGTGATCACGCCGCAGATCTTCGACGCGGGCCTGTGGCACCGTTCCGGCCACTACGAGCACTACAAGGACAACATGTACTTCACCCACGTCGAAGAACGCGAATTCGGGGTGAAGCCCATGAACTGTCCGAGCCACACGTTCATCTACGCGTCGAAGAAGCGCTCGTATCGCGAACTGCCCATCCGGCTGGCGGACTTCGGGCGGCTGCACCGCTACGAGAAGTCGGGCGTGACCGCCGGGCTCACGCGAGTGCGCAGCTTCGCGCAGGACGACGCCCACATCTTCTGCGCTCCGGCACAGATCGAGGGAGAGATCGACTCGCTGCTTGACATGCTTCGCGAGGTATATCATAGGTTCAACTTCCAGGATCTGGAGATCTACCTCTCCACCAGGCCGGACCAGTATCTGGGCGCCCTGGAGACTTGGGACCGTGCCGAGGCGGCACTGGCCGCATCGCTGGAGAAGCGGAACGCAGCGTATGAGATCAACGCAGGTGACGGTGCCTTCTATGGCCCGAAGATCGACTTCGTCGTCAAAGACGCGATGAAGCGCGGCTGGCAGCTCGGCACGGTCCAACTCGACTTCTCCATGCCGGAACGGTTCGACCTCGGCTTCGTCTCGGCCTCCGGGACGGATGAACGGCCCGTGATGATCCACCGGGCCATTCTCGGCTCCATCGAACGTTTCATGGCCGTGTTGATCGAGCACACCGGGGGCGCGTTCCCTCTGTGGCTGGCACCGGAGCAAGCGCGCGTCGTCACGGTGACGGATCAGCAGTTGCCGTACGCCACCGACGTATGCGGCCGCTTGCGGGCCGAGGGTTGGCGCGTGGAACTGGATGAGCGCAACGAGAAGCTGGGGTTCAAGATCCGCGAGGCCCAGGTGGCCAAGATCCCCTACGCGCTGGTCATCGGCGACAAGGAAGTGCAGAACGGCACGCTGTCGGCGCGGAAACGGGGCGGCGAAAATCTTCCGCCCATGTCGGTGGACGCCTTTGCCGAGCGGCTCCGGGAAGACCTGAGCCGAGAGACGGAGGCGGTCCAATGA
- the rpmI gene encoding 50S ribosomal protein L35, translated as MPKIKTNRGAAKRFKVSKSGKIMRRRGFTSHILSTKSRKRKRRLRQAASVSGYETKSMRRLIPYL; from the coding sequence ATGCCTAAGATAAAGACGAACAGGGGAGCCGCCAAGCGGTTCAAGGTCAGCAAGAGCGGCAAGATCATGCGGCGGCGTGGTTTCACGAGCCATATCCTGTCCACCAAGAGCCGCAAGCGGAAGCGCCGCCTGAGACAGGCCGCTTCGGTGTCGGGCTACGAGACCAAGAGCATGCGGCGCCTCATTCCGTATCTGTAG
- the pheS gene encoding phenylalanine--tRNA ligase subunit alpha: MIEILERLHEEVTGRVASCASEQDVEQIRVDYLGRKGGKLTALLRGLRELPAEERPSAGAELNRRRGEVETLLETRLAELRRQRESTREGGPRLDVTLPGNRLERGRIHPLTRVTDEIIDVFTGMGFEIARGPDVEDDYHNFEALNIPRDHPARDMQDTFFVSENHVLRTHTSPVQIRVMETRRPPLQIIAPGAVYRHDDDATHSPVFHQVEGFMVDRNITFADLKGVLTHFLEEIFEGDVRVRFRPSFFPFTEPSAEVDIGCILCRGAQDSCRVCRGSGWLEILGSGMIDPNVFEFVGYDTEAYSGFAFGMGVERIAMLKYGMDDIRLFFQNDIRFLRQFPL; this comes from the coding sequence ATGATCGAGATCCTGGAAAGGCTCCACGAGGAAGTGACCGGTCGCGTGGCGAGTTGCGCGTCGGAACAGGACGTGGAGCAGATTCGCGTCGACTACCTCGGCCGCAAGGGCGGCAAGCTGACCGCGCTGCTGCGCGGGCTGCGGGAGCTTCCGGCCGAGGAACGGCCGAGCGCCGGCGCCGAACTGAACCGGCGCAGGGGAGAAGTCGAGACCCTGCTCGAAACGCGCCTTGCCGAGCTGCGGCGCCAGCGGGAGAGCACGCGCGAGGGAGGACCCCGGCTCGATGTGACCTTGCCCGGCAACCGCCTGGAGCGGGGCCGGATTCACCCCTTGACCCGGGTGACCGACGAGATCATCGACGTCTTCACCGGCATGGGGTTCGAGATCGCGCGGGGACCGGACGTGGAGGACGACTACCACAACTTCGAAGCCCTCAACATTCCCCGGGACCACCCGGCGCGGGACATGCAGGACACCTTCTTCGTGTCCGAGAACCACGTGCTCCGCACCCACACGTCGCCGGTGCAGATCCGGGTCATGGAGACGCGCCGTCCGCCGCTCCAGATCATCGCGCCCGGAGCCGTCTACCGCCACGACGACGACGCCACCCATTCGCCCGTGTTCCACCAGGTGGAGGGCTTCATGGTGGACCGAAACATCACCTTCGCGGACCTCAAGGGCGTGCTCACCCATTTCCTGGAAGAGATTTTCGAAGGGGACGTGCGCGTGCGCTTCCGTCCGAGCTTCTTTCCGTTCACCGAGCCCAGCGCCGAGGTCGACATCGGCTGCATCCTGTGCCGCGGCGCCCAGGACTCCTGTCGGGTCTGCCGCGGCTCGGGCTGGCTGGAGATCCTGGGGTCGGGCATGATCGACCCCAACGTCTTCGAGTTCGTCGGCTACGACACCGAGGCGTACTCGGGCTTTGCCTTCGGCATGGGAGTGGAGCGCATCGCCATGCTGAAGTACGGCATGGACGACATCCGCCTGTTCTTCCAGAACGACATTCGTTTTCTGAGACAGTTCCCCCTGTAG
- the infC gene encoding translation initiation factor IF-3, with product MARPTRINQQIRAREVRVIDDESTQLGVMPLHEALGIAEQRELDLVEVAPDAQPPVCRLMDYGKYRYLQKKKTQEAKRNATFVAVKEVKMGARTNSHDLEFKVRNIRRFLERGQRVKVSVFFRGREITHPELGRAMLNGVFDEVQDMAKLDVSPKLEGRSMAMLLTPKTSA from the coding sequence ATAGCGCGGCCTACGAGAATCAACCAGCAGATCCGGGCACGCGAGGTTCGCGTCATCGACGACGAAAGCACACAGCTCGGGGTCATGCCGTTGCACGAAGCCTTGGGCATCGCGGAGCAACGGGAGCTGGACTTGGTGGAGGTGGCACCGGACGCACAGCCCCCGGTCTGCCGCCTGATGGACTACGGGAAGTACCGCTACCTGCAGAAGAAGAAGACGCAGGAAGCGAAACGCAACGCCACCTTTGTCGCCGTCAAGGAAGTCAAGATGGGAGCGCGAACGAACTCACACGACCTGGAGTTCAAGGTGCGCAACATCCGGCGCTTCCTGGAACGGGGACAACGGGTCAAGGTGTCGGTCTTCTTCCGTGGCCGCGAGATCACACATCCGGAGCTGGGCCGGGCGATGCTCAACGGAGTCTTCGACGAGGTCCAGGACATGGCCAAGCTGGACGTGTCGCCCAAGCTCGAAGGGCGCAGCATGGCCATGCTGTTGACGCCGAAGACGAGCGCATAA
- the rplT gene encoding 50S ribosomal protein L20, whose product MPRVKGGPASRRRRKKIMKLAKGYVGGRRRLYRTARETVERGLAYAYRDRRVRKRVFRGLWNIRISAGARVNGLSYSRLIHGLKLAGVALDRKILADLAATDAHVFDQLAQRARLALDTDRGHALDTDPGRAPEA is encoded by the coding sequence ATGCCTAGAGTCAAAGGCGGACCGGCCTCACGCCGGCGCCGCAAGAAGATCATGAAGCTGGCGAAGGGGTACGTCGGCGGGCGCCGGCGGCTCTACCGCACCGCCAGGGAAACCGTCGAGCGCGGACTGGCCTACGCCTACCGGGACCGGCGGGTGCGCAAACGCGTGTTCCGGGGCCTGTGGAACATCCGCATCAGCGCCGGCGCGCGAGTCAACGGACTGTCCTACAGCCGCCTCATTCACGGCCTCAAGCTCGCCGGCGTGGCTCTGGACCGGAAGATCCTGGCGGATCTCGCGGCCACCGACGCGCACGTGTTCGACCAGCTCGCCCAGCGTGCCAGGCTTGCCCTCGACACCGATCGGGGGCATGCCCTCGACACCGACCCGGGGAGGGCTCCTGAAGCCTGA
- the pheT gene encoding phenylalanine--tRNA ligase subunit beta codes for MKLTYNWLMEMLELPADAGGLGPDEVADRLTHAGLEVEAVRPLAPDVGAVIVEVKQVEPHPNADRLSVCAVHDNGTPLHVVCGAPNVRAGMKTAFLRAGSVLPSGQAIEQRAIRGVPSQGMLCSERELGFSDDHQGIMELPADAPEGEPVHAYLGMDDWMLEVGVTPNRGDCLSILGMAREIAALTGGRVKAPVIPDHLRQHPAELPVAVEIVDADLCPRYSARLIEGLRPAPSPPWLRFRLEACGIRSINHIVDVTNYVMLETGQPLHAFDASQITSRRIVVRTAGASRTLTTLDGSERALHPDDLLICDGDTPAALAGVMGGAGSEVTDDTESVLLESAHFDPLTIRRTAKRMGMHTEASHRFERGVDPRGTRYAMDRAVALWEALGEARVVPGYADAYPGARTPAEITLRYASVQRALGVELAPDRIRGILESLGIEVKAATAAALDVSAPSFRFDLTREADIVEELARIHGYDNIPATLPAVRMGAGADDPLLRWMRKTRTLLTAEGLSEVVTLPFCTPRMNEAFGGLWDGGGRPVRVANPLRHETDEMRLSLLPGLIENLHAHAERRSQSSMIFELSKVFSLGDDGGYNERLNVTGLIRGHRPRRGLNAESPEFVFADAKGIVEDLIEASGCAGTRWESREAPASLHPERFATVFAEDARVGHVGEISPRVREELDLPPCFLFELDFAPIVHYARPDFRVRPIPRFPSVERDLAIVVARDFPSQTVIDWVHKLDQQLIERVDVFDEYTGAPIAEDRKSLAYKVFYRSAEKTLTDQEVNVVHEDLTRGLCSEFDATLR; via the coding sequence ATGAAGCTGACCTACAACTGGCTGATGGAGATGCTGGAGTTGCCCGCGGACGCGGGCGGCCTCGGACCTGACGAAGTCGCCGACCGTCTCACCCACGCGGGACTCGAGGTGGAGGCGGTGCGGCCGCTGGCGCCGGACGTCGGGGCGGTCATCGTCGAGGTGAAGCAGGTAGAGCCGCACCCCAACGCCGACCGGCTGTCTGTGTGCGCGGTCCACGACAACGGCACGCCGCTGCACGTCGTATGCGGCGCGCCCAACGTCCGCGCGGGCATGAAGACCGCGTTTCTGCGGGCGGGCTCGGTGCTGCCGTCGGGACAGGCCATCGAGCAGCGCGCCATCCGGGGCGTTCCTTCCCAGGGCATGCTCTGCTCCGAGCGGGAACTGGGATTTTCCGACGACCACCAGGGCATCATGGAACTGCCCGCGGACGCCCCCGAGGGCGAGCCCGTGCACGCGTACCTGGGCATGGACGACTGGATGCTGGAGGTGGGCGTGACGCCCAACCGCGGCGACTGCCTGAGCATCCTGGGAATGGCCCGGGAAATCGCCGCCCTCACCGGCGGCCGGGTCAAGGCCCCGGTCATTCCCGACCATCTGCGCCAACACCCGGCGGAGCTGCCGGTGGCGGTGGAGATCGTCGATGCCGACCTGTGTCCGCGCTATTCGGCGCGGCTCATCGAGGGCCTGCGGCCGGCGCCTTCGCCGCCGTGGCTGCGCTTCCGCCTCGAAGCCTGCGGCATCCGCTCCATCAACCACATCGTCGACGTCACCAACTACGTGATGCTGGAGACCGGCCAGCCGCTCCACGCCTTCGACGCCAGCCAGATTACCAGCCGACGGATCGTGGTGCGCACCGCCGGCGCGTCGCGCACCCTCACGACCCTGGACGGCTCGGAGCGCGCGCTCCATCCCGACGACCTGCTCATCTGCGACGGCGACACGCCCGCCGCCCTGGCCGGCGTCATGGGCGGGGCGGGCTCGGAGGTGACCGACGACACCGAGTCCGTGCTGCTGGAGAGCGCCCACTTCGATCCGCTGACCATCCGGCGCACGGCCAAACGCATGGGCATGCACACCGAGGCGTCCCATCGCTTCGAGCGCGGCGTGGATCCGCGAGGGACGCGCTACGCCATGGACCGGGCGGTGGCGCTGTGGGAAGCCCTGGGCGAGGCACGGGTGGTGCCGGGCTACGCCGACGCCTATCCGGGCGCGCGCACGCCGGCCGAGATCACACTGCGTTACGCCAGCGTCCAGCGCGCCCTGGGAGTGGAGCTGGCACCGGACCGCATCCGCGGGATCCTCGAATCTCTCGGTATCGAGGTCAAGGCCGCGACGGCCGCGGCCCTGGACGTGTCCGCGCCGTCATTTCGCTTCGACCTGACGCGCGAGGCCGATATCGTCGAGGAGCTGGCGCGGATCCACGGATACGACAACATTCCGGCGACGCTGCCGGCCGTGCGCATGGGCGCGGGGGCGGACGACCCGCTGCTGCGCTGGATGCGCAAGACGCGCACGCTGCTCACCGCCGAGGGACTGAGCGAGGTTGTGACCCTGCCCTTCTGCACGCCGCGGATGAACGAAGCGTTCGGCGGCCTGTGGGACGGGGGCGGCAGGCCCGTGCGGGTCGCCAACCCCCTGCGCCACGAAACCGACGAGATGCGCCTCAGCCTGCTGCCGGGGCTGATCGAGAACCTGCACGCCCACGCCGAACGCAGGAGTCAGAGTTCCATGATCTTCGAGCTGAGCAAGGTGTTCTCGCTCGGGGACGACGGTGGCTACAACGAGCGGCTGAACGTGACCGGGCTCATCCGCGGGCACCGGCCGCGACGCGGACTCAATGCCGAAAGCCCGGAGTTCGTGTTCGCCGACGCGAAGGGGATCGTCGAGGATCTGATCGAGGCGAGCGGTTGCGCCGGCACCCGCTGGGAGTCCCGGGAGGCGCCCGCGAGCCTGCACCCCGAACGCTTCGCCACGGTCTTCGCGGAAGACGCCCGCGTGGGCCATGTCGGAGAGATAAGTCCGCGAGTTCGCGAAGAATTGGACCTGCCCCCCTGCTTCCTGTTCGAGCTTGACTTCGCCCCGATCGTTCACTATGCTCGACCGGATTTTCGTGTTCGGCCCATCCCTCGGTTCCCGTCGGTCGAGCGCGACCTCGCCATCGTCGTGGCGCGGGACTTTCCGAGTCAGACCGTGATCGATTGGGTCCATAAGCTGGATCAGCAGCTCATCGAACGAGTGGATGTCTTCGACGAATACACCGGCGCGCCCATCGCGGAAGACAGGAAGAGCCTGGCCTACAAGGTCTTCTACCGGTCCGCGGAGAAAACCCTTACGGACCAGGAGGTCAACGTCGTGCACGAGGACCTCACCCGCGGGCTGTG